A single region of the Nitrospirota bacterium genome encodes:
- a CDS encoding BRCT domain-containing protein, with translation MPEEKDLIVTIGLGGVENEEKQTNDTVIRNNSKNLGPHGQPINRNFSAKRLTNRTIDELIGLCKGIQADRILHDSEARFLAHWLNLSREIVDTWPANILASRIEKILEDNIIDDGERAELFNLLSEITGCRPEHELIDYSTGEIIENLSHASTLLPLDKPAPPIIFESMQFCLTGKFCYGARNKCEREITYRGGIPQSNVTQKTNYLVIGLLGSTDWKHSTHGLKIKAAIELKEKGSPVSIISEEHWVKHL, from the coding sequence ATGCCTGAAGAAAAGGATTTAATCGTAACAATTGGATTAGGTGGAGTTGAAAATGAGGAAAAGCAGACCAACGATACTGTGATTCGTAATAATAGCAAGAATCTTGGTCCCCATGGCCAACCAATCAATAGAAATTTCAGTGCAAAACGTCTTACAAATAGAACCATTGATGAATTAATAGGCCTTTGCAAGGGCATTCAGGCGGATAGGATATTACATGACAGCGAAGCCCGATTTCTTGCCCATTGGCTTAATCTGAGTAGGGAGATCGTGGATACATGGCCTGCTAATATTTTGGCCTCCCGAATAGAGAAAATTCTTGAGGACAATATCATTGATGATGGCGAAAGAGCGGAGCTTTTCAATTTGTTGTCTGAGATAACTGGATGCAGGCCAGAACATGAATTAATTGATTATAGCACCGGAGAAATAATTGAGAATCTTTCCCATGCTTCAACTTTATTGCCTCTTGATAAACCAGCACCTCCGATTATATTTGAAAGCATGCAATTTTGTTTAACTGGAAAGTTTTGCTATGGCGCACGAAATAAATGCGAGAGGGAAATTACATATAGAGGCGGCATACCTCAATCAAATGTCACTCAGAAAACTAATTATCTTGTGATCGGCTTGCTTGGGAGCACTGATTGGAAACACTCGACACACGGGTTAAAAATAAAGGCAGCTATTGAATTGAAGGAGAAAGGTAGCCCTGTATCAATCATCTCGGAAGAGCATTGGGTGAAGCATCTTTAA
- a CDS encoding helix-turn-helix domain-containing protein yields MSENSATGIERFSHRRLLLTVKEAAEVLGLSPRMVYEFANRKMFPEGVVIRLGKSMYLSRPRLEIWLGAREKEEKERQELRVRTAGVVWPRY; encoded by the coding sequence ATGAGTGAGAACAGTGCTACAGGCATAGAGAGGTTCTCTCATCGGCGCTTACTCCTCACTGTAAAAGAGGCTGCTGAAGTGCTGGGTCTCTCTCCCCGTATGGTCTACGAATTCGCCAACAGAAAGATGTTCCCTGAGGGAGTGGTAATCAGGCTGGGTAAGTCTATGTACCTGAGTCGTCCACGTCTTGAGATTTGGCTTGGTGCAAGAGAGAAGGAAGAGAAAGAGCGACAGGAATTGAGGGTGAGAACTGCTGGGGTTGTCTGGCCTCGGTATTAA
- a CDS encoding ribbon-helix-helix protein, CopG family, whose amino-acid sequence MATKPQTVKVMVFLKKSQVQRLDAIARKSAGTNRSVFIREAIDYYLRKG is encoded by the coding sequence ATGGCGACAAAACCACAGACGGTCAAGGTGATGGTGTTCCTGAAAAAGAGTCAGGTGCAGAGGCTTGATGCGATAGCAAGGAAATCAGCAGGCACGAATCGTTCAGTATTCATCAGAGAGGCGATTGATTATTATCTCAGGAAAGGGTAA
- a CDS encoding zinc ribbon domain-containing protein: protein MPFVAVWIIGAILAYLLAKQKKRSIGGWVVCSLLLTPLVVLILLVLPEIKIEDFSKDGWKCLKCNEWRRKEAIECPYCKTKRSFTLSSDMKKCPYCAEMIKAEAIVCRYCGKELPGSGIETVIR, encoded by the coding sequence ATGCCATTTGTAGCAGTCTGGATCATAGGCGCCATTCTCGCCTATCTTCTGGCAAAACAAAAGAAGCGTTCCATTGGTGGATGGGTAGTATGTAGCCTACTCCTCACACCGCTCGTAGTTTTAATTCTTCTTGTATTGCCAGAAATAAAGATAGAGGATTTTAGCAAGGATGGCTGGAAGTGTCTTAAATGTAATGAATGGCGCCGGAAAGAAGCGATTGAATGTCCGTATTGCAAAACAAAGAGATCGTTTACTCTATCGTCAGACATGAAAAAATGTCCTTACTGTGCGGAGATGATAAAGGCTGAAGCGATTGTTTGCCGGTACTGCGGAAAGGAATTACCCGGGAGCGGAATTGAAACAGTTATCAGATAG
- a CDS encoding HNH endonuclease, with protein sequence MRKKESREILRIKSINKFENSYIPIPESGCWIWVGHTELKDGYGRFYDYQTKKTFFAHRASWELFVGQIPVGGLVLHHCDTPPCVNPHHLFIGTVRDNYWDCHNKKRHSHGIKHGMSKLTEGDVRAIREDHKTNPEIAKRYGVTSTMIGYIKRHQNWRHVQ encoded by the coding sequence ATGAGGAAAAAGGAATCACGAGAGATTTTAAGGATTAAGTCTATCAACAAATTTGAAAATTCTTATATCCCCATCCCTGAATCCGGATGCTGGATTTGGGTTGGACATACGGAATTGAAAGATGGTTATGGTAGATTTTATGATTACCAGACCAAAAAGACTTTTTTTGCTCATAGAGCATCATGGGAATTGTTTGTTGGCCAAATACCAGTAGGGGGACTTGTTCTCCATCATTGCGATACTCCTCCTTGCGTAAACCCGCACCATCTCTTCATCGGAACAGTCCGGGATAATTATTGGGATTGTCATAATAAGAAGCGTCATTCTCACGGCATTAAGCACGGAATGTCTAAATTAACAGAAGGTGATGTCCGTGCTATACGGGAGGATCATAAGACCAATCCAGAAATTGCTAAACGCTATGGCGTGACTTCGACAATGATCGGTTACATTAAGAGGCACCAGAATTGGAGGCATGTCCAATGA
- a CDS encoding site-specific integrase, producing MRGHIRKRGKRYAVVIDTEPDEAGKRRQKWFSHRTRKEAETHLTNLLSQLLGGGTIPTHKLKTGEYLDQWLSDYASGSVAITTLKSYKETIKLHLKPCIGNIPLTKLSPQKIQGYYSERLTTGLSPTTVLYHHRVLRQALQHAVRWGLLVRNPCEMVDPPRKNKPEPKIWDEGQVKKFLISAQQSLYYRIYLMAIMTGMRQGEILGLRWQDVDLTRQVARIRQTFYRLGKVQLFKEPKSNKSRRAVPLPQIVVDELLNLREEQNDHRRLFGADYKDHDLIFCQQNGKPVHAHNLATRDFKRVTQGAKLPVIRFHDLRHCHATLLLHQGVHPKIVSERLGHSGIGITMDIYSHALPGLQEAAVKGLEDSLFGDKSANKLQTNQMEINDKSMFDEKGEDEFY from the coding sequence ATGCGCGGACACATCCGAAAACGAGGCAAACGCTACGCAGTAGTCATTGATACCGAACCGGATGAAGCAGGCAAGCGCCGGCAGAAGTGGTTCTCCCACAGAACCAGGAAAGAAGCTGAAACACATCTTACAAATCTCTTGAGCCAGCTCCTTGGCGGTGGGACGATCCCGACGCATAAATTAAAGACTGGTGAATATCTGGATCAATGGCTATCAGATTATGCCTCTGGATCCGTTGCAATAACAACTCTTAAAAGTTATAAAGAAACAATCAAACTGCATTTAAAGCCGTGCATCGGCAATATCCCTTTAACCAAACTATCTCCGCAGAAAATTCAGGGTTACTACAGTGAGCGATTAACTACTGGGCTTTCACCAACTACAGTGCTCTATCATCATAGGGTACTTCGTCAGGCCCTGCAGCATGCTGTCCGCTGGGGACTCCTGGTAAGAAATCCCTGTGAGATGGTGGATCCACCGAGGAAGAATAAACCTGAGCCTAAAATATGGGATGAGGGACAGGTTAAGAAATTTCTCATCAGTGCGCAGCAGTCTTTATATTACAGGATTTACCTGATGGCTATTATGACAGGTATGCGTCAAGGGGAAATCTTAGGACTTCGCTGGCAAGATGTGGACTTAACTCGGCAAGTGGCCCGCATTCGACAGACATTCTATCGCCTCGGGAAGGTCCAGCTCTTTAAGGAACCCAAGAGCAATAAGAGCAGACGGGCGGTACCTCTACCGCAAATAGTCGTAGACGAGCTGTTAAATCTTCGGGAGGAGCAGAACGATCACCGGCGCCTTTTCGGGGCTGATTATAAAGATCATGATCTTATCTTCTGCCAGCAAAATGGGAAGCCTGTCCACGCACACAACTTGGCAACCAGGGATTTTAAACGAGTCACCCAGGGAGCAAAACTCCCCGTCATCCGGTTCCATGATCTAAGGCATTGTCATGCGACACTGCTCCTGCATCAGGGAGTTCACCCCAAAATTGTTTCCGAGCGCCTTGGTCATTCTGGAATAGGGATCACAATGGACATATACAGCCACGCCCTCCCAGGGCTCCAGGAGGCTGCGGTAAAAGGACTTGAAGATAGTCTCTTTGGAGATAAATCTGCAAACAAACTGCAAACGAATCAAATGGAAATTAACGATAAATCCATGTTTGACGAAAAGGGCGAAGATGAGTTTTATTAA